The genomic region TCGCTGTACTGCCACGAGGGCAGGCCCAGCTACGCGTACAACTACTTCGGGCTCAGTGAGCACAAGGTCGCCGCGAGCGAACCGCTCGGCGCGGGCCGGCACGAGATCACCCTGGAGTTCGGCTACGACGGCGGCGGCGTGGGCCGAGGCGCGACCGTCGTGCTGGGTGTGGACGGCGAGAAGGTCGGCGAGGGCAGGGTGGCGGCGACCATCCCCTACTACTTCGCCTTCGACGAGACCTTCGACCTCGGCGTCGACCGCGCCTCGCCGGTGACCGACGACTACGCCTTCGCCGACAACGCGTTCACCGGCACGCTGGAGCGGGTCCGGTTCGACCTGTCCGACGACGTCTGGAGCGACGTGGCCAGTGAGCAGGCGCGCACGGAGTTCCGGGCCGCCCATGAGTGAGCGGTCGGCGGGCGGCCGGTGCTGCGCCCCCTCGCGCGAGGCGGGCGGCGCGGCCCGCCCCGCCGCACGGCCGGCCTTCGAGCGGGGCCCGGGCGACGTGAGCGGTCTGGTGCGCCTGGAGGGCGGGGCCTTCCTCATGGGCTGCGACGACGCCCGCTCCTATCCGGGCGACGGCGAGGGGCCGGTCCGCCGGGTCGAGGTGGACCCGTTCTGGATCGGCCCGACGACGGTGACCAACGCGGAGTTCGCCGTGTTCGCCGACGCGACCGGCTACCGCACGGACGCCGAGCGGTTCGGCTGGTCCTTCGTGTTCGGCGGGCTCCTGCCCGACGACTTCCCGCCCACCAGGGCCGTGGCGAACGCGCCGTGGTGGCGCCAGGTCGAGGGTGCCGACTGGCGGCGCCCCGAGGGCCCCGGGTCGTCGACGGCGGACCGGGCCGACCATCCGGTGGTGCACGTGTCCTGGGACGACGCCCGGGCCTACTGCGACTGGGCGGGTCTGCGCCTTCCGACCGAAGCGGAGTGGGAGTACGCGGCGCGGGGCGGGTTGGAGGGCCGCGCCTACCCGTGGGGCGACGAGCTCGAACCCGGCGGCGAGCACCGGATGAACGTCTGGCAGGGGTCCTTCCCGCACAGCAACACCCTCGCCGACGGGTGGCTCGGGACCTGCCCGGTCACCGCGTTCGCGCCGAACGGGCACGGCCTGTACAACATGACGGGCAACGTGTGGGAGTGGTGCCGGGACCGGTTCGACTCGGCTCCGCACGCCGGGGACGGCGCGCGCCGGAGTTCGCGCGGCGGGTCCTACCTGTGCCACGAGTCCTACTGCCGGCGCTACCGGGTCAGCGCGCGCCAGGGGCTGACCCCGGACTCGTCGATGGGCAACGCCGGGTTCCGCTGCGCCCGCGACGCCGGGTGAGGCCGCGAGGCCGCGGGGCCGTGTGAGGCCGCGGGGCCGTCGGCCGAAAAACCGGTCGACGGGCCCGCGGCTTCCTGGCACCCTGGGGCATCGTGACGACTTCAGAGCTTGTGACCGCCGCGGACGTGGAACTCATGCAGGGCCTGGCGCAGCGCGTCACGGCCACCCACCCGGAGCTGGTGAACAGCGACGCCTCCTTCGGCGAGCTGGCCTGGAACTGGGGCAGGGCGCACACCGCCCAGGGCTCCTCGTGGCGCCGCCGCCTGTGGTCCTCCGGCGGGGAACTCGTGGCATGGGGGTGGGCCCAGTTGCCGTGCAGCGTCCGGCTCAGCGACGGGACCGTCGCGAACGCCACCGGCGCCTACCTGGCCTACCAGGTCCACCCCGACCACGCCGACCTGGTCGACGAGGTGATCGACTGGTTCGACGCCACCGCGCCGGGCCTGGAGCGCACCGTACTGCCGGGCGCCTCCGACGGGTTCGCCCTGGAACGGTGGGCGGCGCACGGGTACGTGCCCGACCCGGACGGGCAGGGCGACACCGGCTCCTGGACCCAGCTCAACCAGCGCGACCTCACCGACGTGGAACCGCCGAAGCTCCCGGGCGGGTACACGTTCCGCACCGCCGACGAGGCCGGGGAGGAGGCCGCGGTCCGCGCCCACCTGAACGCCTGGGGACCCCGGGCGTACTCGGTCGAGGCCTACCGCGACCTGCGGGGGACGAACGGCTACCGCGGCGACCTGCACGTGCTGGTGGAGGCACCGGACGGGACGATGGCGTCCTCGGCCATCATGTGGCTGGACGGGGCGAACCGCACCGTCGAGTTCGAGCCGATGGGCACGCACCCCGACCACCGGCGCCTGGGACTGGGCCGGGCGGTGCTCCTGCACGGGATGCGCCTGGCCCGCGAGGCGGGGGCCGTGCAGGCGACGGTCGCCTGTCTGGGGGCACCGGGGCACCCGGCGGCCCGCGAGCTGTACTACGGCGCGGGGTTCCGCGAGCTGTGCCGGGACGTCCCCCTCCTCAAGCCCGCGACCGCCGCCTGACGGAGGAGCGGGGCGCCTCCGCCGCACCCGGCCCGGGACACGGGCGGACCGGTGCTCAGATCAGGGAGCGGATCGCCCGCTCGAACCCGGCGACGTGCTCCAGGGCGAGCTCGGCGGCCTTGTCCGCGTCGCCCTCGATGATGGCGGTCAGCAGCGGGATGTGCTCCTCCACGTGGCCGGTCACGCCCGAGAGCCGGGGGATGAAGACGCACCAGATCCGGGTGGCCAGGTCGTCGTAGGTGATCAGGGTGTCCTGGAGGAACGGGTTGTACACGCACCGGTAGATCGCGCGGTGCACGCTGACGTCGGCGCGGAGCAGTTCGGTGTTGTCCTCGCCGCGCTCGTTCTCCAGGCGTGAGCGCAGCTCGGCGAGCGCGGCGCGGTCGGCGGTGGTGGCCCGCTCGGCCGCCGACGAGGCGGCCAGCGGCTCCAGGGTGCGCCGCACCTCGGAGATGTGCGCCAGGTCGGCGATGTGCACGTCGGTGGCGAAGGTACCGCGGCGGGGGTAGGCGATGACCATGCGGTCGCGCGCGAGGCGCTTCAGCGCCTCGCGGATCGGGGTGCGCCCCATGCCGAGTTCGCTGCTGAGCCGGTCCTCGTTGATGGGGTCGCCCGGCTTGATGTCCAGCATGACCAGGCGGTCGCGGATCTCGGCGTAGGCCTGGTCGGCGAGCGAAGTTCCCGAAGATGACTCATTGACCTGTGTTCCCATGTGACCTACAGTACAACGAAAGCTGATATATCAGTCGTCGATTAAATGGCGTCCACCCCCACTTCCGCTGGAGGCATCGCGATGACCGACCCGTCCCCGGCCCGTCCACCAGGCGCACACCTGCCCGACCACCCCGACTTCCTGTGGAAGGACCCGGAGCCGAAGTCCGCCTACGACGTCGTGATCGTCGGGGGCGGCGGGCACGGCCTCGCCACCGCCTACTACCTCGCCAAGGTGCACGGCATCACGAACGTGGCGGTCCTGGAGAAGGGGTGGCTGGCCGGCGGCAACATGGCCCGCAACACCACGATCATCCGCTCCAACTATTTGTGGGACGAGAGCTCCGGCATCTACGAGCACTCCCTGAAGCTGTGGGAGGGGCTGGAGGAGGACCTCGGCTACCCGATCCTGTTCGACCAGCGCGGCGTGCTCAACCTCGCGCACAGCCTCCAGGACGTGCGCGACAGCGTGCGCCGGGTCAACGCCAACCGGCTCAACGGCGTCGACGCCGAATGGCTGGACCCGGAGGGCGTCAAGGAGGTCTGCCCGATCGTCAACGTCTCGCCGGACGTGCGCTACCCCGTCATGGGGGCCACGTTCCAGCCGCGGGCCGGCATCGCCAAGCACGACTACGTGGCCTGGGGCTATGCCAGGGCCGCGCACGAGATGGGCGTCGACCTCATCCAGAACTGCGAGGTCACCGGCATCGAGACGACCGGCGACCGGGTCACCGCCGTGCGGACCACGCGCGGGCGCATCGCCGCGGGCCGGGTCGCGCTGTGCGCGGCCGGGCACAGTTCGGTGCTCGCTGAGATGGCCGGCCTCCGGCTCCCCCTCACCTCGCACCCGCTCCAGGCGCTGGTCTCGGAGCTGCTCGAACCCGTGCACCCCACCGTGGTGATGTCCAACGCGGTGCACGTCTACGTCTCCCAGGCGCACAAGGGCGAACTCGTCATGGGCGCCGGCATCGACAGCTACAACGGCTACGGGCAGCGGGGATCGTTCCACATCATCGAACGGCAGATGTCGGCCGCGCTGGAGCTGTTCCCGATCTTCGCCAGGGCCCACCTGCTGCGCACGTGGGCGGGGATCGTCGACGTGAGCCCGGACGCCTCCCCCATCGTCGGGCTCACCCCGGTCGAGGGCCTCTACCTCAACTGCGGATGGGGCACCGGCGGCTTCAAGGCCACCCCCGGCGTCGGTGACTGCTTCGCGCACACCATCGCCCACGACAAGCCGCACCGGTTCAACGAGCCGTTCACCCTCGAACGCTTCACCACCGGCGCGCTCGTCGACGAGCACGGCGCCGCCGCCGTCGCGCACTGAGAGCGAGGATCCAGCCATGCAACTCATCCCCTGCCCGTGGTGCGGGCCCCGCGAGGAAGCCGAGTTCCACTACGGCGGCCAGGCGCACGTGGCCTACCCCGAGGACCCCCGTGCGCTGACCGACCAGGAGTGGGCACGGTTCGTGTTCTTCCGCGACAACCCGTGCGGGCCCTTCGCGGAGCGGTGGAGCCACAGCGCGGGCTGCCGCCGGTGGTTCAACGCCGTCCGCGACACCAGGACCTACGAACTGCTGTCCGTGTACCGCGTCGGCGAGCCGATGCCCGAAGTCAGTGAGAGGGACGAGGTGGTCTCGTGAGCGCGACCTTCCGCCTGCCCGCCGGCGGCCGTATCGACAGGGACACCGAGCTGCGGTTCACCTTCGACGGCCGGTCGATGACCGGGCACCCCGGCGACACCCTGGCCTCCGCGCTGCTGGCCAACGGCGAGCACCGGATCGGCACCAGCATCAAGTTCGGCCGACCGCGCGGCATCGTGGCGGCGGGGTCGGAGGACCCGACGTCGCTGGTGCAGATCGAGCGGCCCTTCCCGGAGCCGATGCTGACCGCGACCACCGTGGAGCTCTACGACGGCCTCGTCGCCCACGGCCTGCCCGGGCAGGGCCGGCTGGCGACCGAGCCGGACCCGGCCCGCTACGACGCCAAGCACGTGCACTGCGACGTCCTGGTCGTCGGGACCGGCCCCGCGGGCCTGGTGGCCGCGCTCACCGCCGCCCGCAGCGGCGCCCGCGTCGTCGTGGTCGACGAGCAGAGCCGGGCCGGCGGCTCACTGCTGGGCACCCGGGAGTACCTGAACGAGCGGCCCTGGGCCGACTGGGTCGACGACACCGTGGCCGAGCTGCGTAGCACCCCCGGGGTGCTGGTCCTGGAGCGCACCACGGCGTTCGGCGTCTACCAGGACGGGTTCGTCCTGGCCCTGCAGCGCCGCACCGACCACCTCGGCTTCGACGCGCCCGCCGACGCGGCCCGCCAGCGGGTCTGGCGGATCAGGGCCGCGCAGACCGTCCTGGCCACCGGCGCCCACGAGCGGCCCGTCGTCTTCGCCGACAACGACCGCCCGGGCATCATGCTCGCCGGCTCCGCACGCACCTACCTGCACCGCTACGGCGTCCTGCCCGGCTCGCGGGCGGTCGTCCTCGCCACCAACGACAGCGCCTACGTCGCCGCGCTCGACCTCGCCAACGCCGGGATGGACGTGGCGATGGTCGTCGACGCCAGGCCCACCGCGCCCCGGCTGCTGCGGGCGCGGTGCTACGCCCGCGAGATCGAGGTGCGCACCGGCCACGTCGTCACCGGAACCGAGGGCGGGGACCGGGTCAGCGGGGTGCGCGTCGCACCGGTCGAGGGCTCCGACGGGACCGTGGAGACCGTCGCCTGCGACACCCTGCTCGTCTCCGGCGGCTGGAACCCCGTCGTGCACCTGTTCAGCCAGGCGGGCGGCACCCTGCGCTACGACGCCGGCCTGGGCGCCTACGTGCCCGGCGAGGAGCTGCCGACCGTGCGGGTGGCCGGATCGGCGACCGGTGCCCTCGACCTGGCGGCGTGCCTGCGCCAGGGCTGGGAGGCCGGCTGCGGGGCCGCGCTCGCCACGGGCGCCCGCCCCGACGAGGTCGTCCTGCCGGCCTCGGACTCGCGGGCCGAGGAGCAGCCCGGCCTGGTGCTGTTGCGCGTCCCGGGCGGCGAACCCGAGGAGGACGCACCGGACACCCGCTTCGTCGACCTGCAGCGCGACGCGACGGTCTCCGACGTCCTGCGCGCCACCGGCGCGGGGCTGAGCTCACTGGAGCACGTGAAGCGGTACACGACCATCGGCACCGCGCACGACCAGGGCAAGACCTCGGGGATGATCGCCGCGGGGATCGTCGCCGAGGCGCTGGGGGTCGAACTCTCCGACCAGCGGCCCACCACGTTCCGGCCGCCCTACACCCCGGTGTCGTTCGCCGCGCTGGCCGGACGCGACCGCGGCGTGCTGCACGACCCGGTGCGGGTGACCTCCGTGCACCCCTGGCACGTCGCGCGCGGCGCGCTCTTCGAGGACGTGGGCCAGTGGAAGCGGCCCTGGTACTTCCCCCTGCCTGGCGAGGACATGGACATCGCCGTGCTGCGGGAGTGCCGCGCCGCCCGTGAGGGGGTCGCCCTGATGGACGGCTCGACGCTGGGCAAGATCGACGTCCAGGGCCGGGACGCGGGGCGCTTCCTCGACATGCTCTACACGAACAAGATGAGCGGCCTGAGGGTCGGGAAGATCCGCTACGGGCTCATGTGCGGCGTCGACGGCATGGTCATCGACGACGGCACCGTCATCCGGCTGGCCGAGGACCGCTTCCTGGTGACCACGACGACCGGCAACGCCGCGATGGTCCTGGACTGGATGGAGGAGTGGCTCCAGACGGAGTGGCCCGACCTGGACGTGTACGCCGCCTCGGTCACCGAGCACTGGGCCACGCTCCCGCTGGTGGGACCGCGCTCGCGCGACGTGCTCGCCGCGCTCGCGCCCGGCCTGGACGTGAGCAACGAGGCCTTCGAGTTCATGGCCTGGCGGGACACCGTCCTGGACGTGGGACCGGGGGTCACGGCCCGGGTGTGCCGGATCAGCTTCTCCGGTGAGCTGGCCTACGAGATCAACGTGACCGCCTGGCACGGCCCGGCCGTGTGGGAGGCGCTCATGGCGGCGGGCGAGCGGTACGGGATCACGCCGTACGGCACCGAGACCATGCACGTGCTGCGGGCCGAGAAGGGCTACCCGATCGTGGGCCAGGACACCGACGCCACGGTCACACCCCAGGACTTGGGGATGTCGTGGGCGGTGTCGAAGAAGAAGGCCGACTTCCTCGGCAGGCGGTCCTTCGCCCGGGCGGAGAACAACCGCCCCGACCGCAAGCAGCTCGTCGGGCTGCTGCCGCTGGACAGGGACGTGCGGCTGCCGGAGGGCGCGCAGGTGGTCGACACCGACGAGCTGCCCGAGCCGCCGGTCCGGATGCTCGGCCACGTTACCTCCAGCTACCGCAGTGCCGCCCTGGACCGCACGTTCGCGCTCGCGGTGGTGCGCTCGGGCCGCGAGCGCGTCGGCGAGCGGCTCTACGTCCCCGTCGGGGACGGCCTCGTACCGATCACCGTGACCGAGTCAGTGCTCTACGACAAGGAAGGAGCCCGTCGTGAGGGCTGACACCAGCGTCCGGACCAGCCCCCTGGCGGCGTGGACGGACCGACTCGCCGACCTCGCCCCCGCGCTGACGGCCGCCGAGCGGCCGTTCCTGACCCAGCTCACCGTGCGCGCCTCCGACCCGGTCGCCGTGGCCAGGATGGGCGAGGCACTGGGCGTCGCGTTCCCGGCCGACCCGTGCACGGCGACCCGGGGCGGCGGCCCCTTCGGCGCCGTCGAGGTGCTGTGGCTGGGGCCCGACGAGTACCTCGTGGTGGCCGAACCCGACCGGCGGGTCCCGGTCGAGGACGCCCTGCGCGCCGCACTGCGCCCCGCGCGCGGCGCGGTCGTGGACACCTCGGCCCAGCGCACGACGATCGCGCTGTCGGGCCCGCACGCGCGGGACGTCCTCGCCCACGGCTGCGCCATCGACCTGCACCCGTCGGCGGCACCGGCCGGAACCTGCGTGCAGACCCTGGTGGCCAGGGCCGGAGCCGTCCTGCGCGTCGACGACGCGGAGTCCGGCGCCTTCACCCTGCTGGTGCGCTCCTCCTTCGCGGAGTACCTCGCCGCGTGGCTGAGCGACGCCTGCGTCGAGTACCGGGCGGCCCTGTCATGAGCCTCAGCGTGCTCGACCTGTTCAAGGTCGGGATCGGGCCGTCGAGCTCGCACACCGTCGGGCCGATGCGCGCGGCGAAGTCGTTCGCGGACGCCCTGCGGGACGAGGGGGCGTCGTCACGGGTGGCGTCGGTGCGGGTCGAACTGTTCGGGTCGCTCGGTGCGACCGGCCACGGGCACGGCAGTGTGCGGGCGGTCGTCCTGGGGCTGGCCGGGCACGCGCCCGACACGGTCGACCCGGTCGCGGCCCGGCCGATGGTGGACGACGTGGCGGCGACCGGGAAGCTGGAGCTGGCCGGCGGGCGCGTGATCGGGTTCTCCGTCGACGACGACGTCGTGCTGCACCGGAACAAGCGGCTCGACTTCCACAGCAACGGCATGGTCTTCCACGCGTTCGACCGCGCGGGGTCCCCGGTGTCGGTCCGTACCTACTACTCGGTCGGCGGCGGGTTCGTCGTGGACGAGGACGCCGCCGGGGCGAAGGCCCTGGTCGAGGACCCCACGCCCGTGGAGCACCCCTTCGCCACCGCCGAGGAGCTGCTGGCCCGCGCCGACGGCGCCGGACTCTCGTTCAGCGCGGTGATGCTGGCCAACGAGCGGTCCCGCCGCCCGGACCGGGAGACCAGGGACCGGCTGCTGGAGATCTGGTCCGTGATGCGGGAGTGCGTCGAACGCGGGTCCACGACCGGGGGCGTCCTGCCCGGCGGGCTGCGCGTCCGGCGGCGCGCCGCGACGCTGCGGGAGGACCTGGAGGCCGCGGGCGAGACCGGGGACCCGCTGCGCGCCATGGAGTGGGTGACGATGTTCGCCCTCGCGGTCAACGAGGAGAACGCGGCGGGCGGGCGGATCGTGACCGCGCCGACCAACGGCGCGGCGGGGATCATCCCCGCCGTCCTGTACTACTACGAGCGCTTCGTGCCCGGCGCCGACGACGACGGCATCGTGCGGTTCCTGCTCACCGCGGGCGCGATCGGCATGCTGTTCAAGCAGAACGCGTCGATCTCCGGCGCGGAGGTCGGGTGCCAGGGCGAGGTGGGCTCCGCCTGCTCCATGGCCGCGGCCGGCCTGGCCGAGGTGCTCGGCGGCACCCCCGCCCAGGTGGAGAACGCCGCCGAGATCGGTATCGAGCACAACCTGGGCCTGACCTGCGATCCGGTGGGCGGCCTGGTGCAGATCCCCTGCATCGAGCGCAACGCGATCGCCGCCATCAAGGCCATCACCGCGGCGCGGATGTCGGTGCGCGGCGACGGCGCGCACCACGTGTCCCTCGACAAGGCCATCAAGACCATGCGGGAGACCGGCGCCGACATGAAGGACAAGTACAAGGAGACCGCCCGCGGCGGGCTCGCGCTCAACGTCGTCGAGTGCTGACCGGCGCACACGCCCGGCCGGCACCGAGAACGCTCACCCCCTTCACGCTGAGGAGACCCTCGTGGCGCGCAACTTCACTCTCACCCTGCGGTGCCCGGAACGGGCGGGCATCGTCCACGCGGTGACCGAGTTCCTGGTCGACCGCGGCTGCGACATCGTCGAGCACCAGCAGTTCGACGACAACGTGCGCGGCCAGCTGTTCCTGCGGACCTCGTTTGCGTGCTCGGCGTCCGAGCGCGGGACCGACGAGCTCAGGAGCGAGTTCGACTCCGTGGCGCGGGAGTTCGCCATGGACTTCCAGCTGTGGGACGAGCGCCGGCCGCGCATTCTGGTGATGGTGTCCAAGACCGCCCACTGCCTGAACGACCTGCTGTTCCGCTGGCGCGCGGGCAACCTCGACGGGGAGCTCGTCGGGGTGGTGTCCAACCACGAGGACCTGCGGCCGATGGCCGAGGCGGCCGGCCTGGACTTCGTCCACGTACCGGTGACCGAGGCGTCCAAGGCGGCCGCCGAGGCCCGCCTGCTCGAACTCGTCGAGGAGTACGGCGCCGACCTCGTCGTGCTCGCGCGGTACATGCAGGTGCTCTCGGACGACCTGTGCGCCAAGCTCGAAGGCCGCGTGATCAACATCCACCACTCCTTCCTGCCGGGGTTCAAGGGCGCCAAGCCCTACCACCAGGCCTACGACCGCGGTGTGAAGTACGTCGGCGCGACCGCGCACTACGTCACGCCCGACCTCGACGAGGGCCCGATCATCGAGCAGGAGGTGCTGAGGGTGGACCACTCCTTCGACCCGCGGGCGCTGGCGACCGTGGGACGCGACGCGGAGGCGCTCGCGCTGTCCCGGGCGGTGCGCTGGCACTGCCAGCACCGCGTCCTGCTGTACGGCCGCAGCACCGTCGTCTTCCGCTGACCCCCCGATCCGCCCGCCCCAAGCCACTCGACCCCCAAGGACGGACAACGTGATACGTGGCCGGACACTCGACGCCTTCCTGACCGACCTCGCCGCCCGAAGGCCCGCCCCCGGAGGCGGAGCCACCGCCGCCGTGCACGCGGCCCAGGCCGCCGCCCTGGTCGGCATGGTGGCCCGCTACAGCGACGGCGCGCGCTTCGCCGAGCACGCCGAGGAGATCGCGCGGATCGTGGCAGCCTCCGACCGGCTGTGGGCGGAGTCCCTGCGGCTCGCGGAGGCGGACGCGGCGGCCTTCTCCGCGGTCACCGACGCCTACGCCCTGCCCCGCGCCACCGACGAGGAGAAGGCGGAGCGCACCCTCGCCATGGCCGCGGCCCTGCAGGAGGCCTGCGAGCCGCCCGTCGCGGTGATCGCGGCCGCCGCCGAGGCCGTCGCCCTGGCCGAGCGCGTCCTGCCGATCGGCAACCGCAACGTCGTCACCGACGTGGCCGCGGCGGCCGAGGCCGCCCGCGCCGCCGCCACGACGGCCAGGGTGAACGTCGAGATCAACCTGGGCGGTATCAGGGACCCCCGGGCACGGGAGGAGTTCCGGGAGGCGGCCCGGGCCGTCGATCCCGTCGTCGAGCGCGCGGAGAAGGTCACCGCCGCGGTCCGGGAGGCGATCGCCGTATGACCGCCACGAGCACGGAGCCCCGGACCACCACCGCGCTCACGGGCAGGCCGCTGGCCGAGGGGATCCGGCGGGACGCGCGCGAGCGGGCCGCCGCGCTGGCCGCGGCGGGCACCCCGCCGCGCCTGGTGGTCGTCACGGCCACGGACGACGGGTCGGCCCTGTGGTACGTGCGCTCGATCGCCAAGGCGGCCGCGGCCGTCGGAATCGACTGCGACGTCCGCGACCTCGGCCCCTCGGCTTCGCGAGCGCGCATCCGGGACACGCTGCGCGACCTGAACCGGGACCCGCGGGTGCACGGCATCATCCTGCAGACCCCGTTGCCCGAGGGTCTGTCACCGGCCGGGCTCGCGGTGGAGATCGACCCGGCCAAGGACGTCGACGGGGCGAACCCCGCGAGCCTGGGGCGCTGCGCGGCCGGGCTGCCCGGCTTCGCCCCGGCCACGGCCGAGGCCGTGGTGCGGCTCCTCGACCACCACGGCGTCGAGCTGGCGGGCAGGGACGTCGCGATGGTCGGCCGCTCCCTGGTCGTGGGCACCCCGGTGGCGCTGCTGCTGTTGGAACGGGACGCGACGGTGACGGTCTGCCACTCCCTGACGGCGGAGCTGCGGGACCGCACCAGCACCGCCGACATCGTGGTCGTCGCCACGGGTGTGCCGCACCTGATCGGCGCGGACCACCTCCGGGAGGGCGCCGTGGTCGTCGACGTGGGCACCAACGCCACGGACGACGGCCTGACCGGCGATGTCGACGCGGACGCGGTCGAGGGCGTCGCGGGCGCGCTCACGCCGGTGCCCGGCGGCGTCGGACCGGTGACCACGGCGCTGCTGCTCTCCCACACCGTGCGGGCGGCCGACCGCGCGACGGGCTGACACCGGTCGGCGGGACACCGGTCGCCGGGACACCGCCCCAGACAGCTGATCCAGAGGTGCACACGTGACAGTCACGGAACAACAGCCATCCGAACCGCTTCGGGGCCTGGCCCCGGTCCACGGCCCACCGCCGCGCGGAGAGCACGGGCCGGGGCCGGTGGGCCCGGACGCCGCCGAGGTGGACCTGGACGCCGCCGAGTCGGCCGCACGCGACTTCCTCCGGCACCTGGGCGTCTCGCTGGCGCCGGAGGGCATGGAGCAGACCCCGGGGCGTATGGCCAGGGCCTACGCCGAGCTCCTGGCGCCCCGGCCCTTCCAGCTCACCACCTTCCCCAACGAGCACGGGTACGCGGACTTCGTCATCGCCCGCGCCATCCCCGTGCACTCGGTCTGCGAGCACCACTTCCTCCCCTTCACCGGGATCGCCCACGTGGGCTACCTCCCCGGCTCCCGCATCGTCGGTCTGTCCAAGCTCGCCCGGGTCGTCGAACACTTCGCCCGGAGGCCCCAGGTCCAGGAGAGGCTCACGCAGCAGATCGCGGCGCTGCTCACCGAGCAGCTCGGCGCCGACGCCGTCGGGGTGGTGATCGAGGCCGAGCACCTGTGCATGACCCTGCGCGGGGTCCAGGCCGCGGGGTCGACCACGAGCACCTCCGCGATGCTGGGCTCCCTGAGCAAGGA from Nocardiopsis aegyptia harbors:
- a CDS encoding L-serine ammonia-lyase; this encodes MSLSVLDLFKVGIGPSSSHTVGPMRAAKSFADALRDEGASSRVASVRVELFGSLGATGHGHGSVRAVVLGLAGHAPDTVDPVAARPMVDDVAATGKLELAGGRVIGFSVDDDVVLHRNKRLDFHSNGMVFHAFDRAGSPVSVRTYYSVGGGFVVDEDAAGAKALVEDPTPVEHPFATAEELLARADGAGLSFSAVMLANERSRRPDRETRDRLLEIWSVMRECVERGSTTGGVLPGGLRVRRRAATLREDLEAAGETGDPLRAMEWVTMFALAVNEENAAGGRIVTAPTNGAAGIIPAVLYYYERFVPGADDDGIVRFLLTAGAIGMLFKQNASISGAEVGCQGEVGSACSMAAAGLAEVLGGTPAQVENAAEIGIEHNLGLTCDPVGGLVQIPCIERNAIAAIKAITAARMSVRGDGAHHVSLDKAIKTMRETGADMKDKYKETARGGLALNVVEC
- the purU gene encoding formyltetrahydrofolate deformylase, whose product is MARNFTLTLRCPERAGIVHAVTEFLVDRGCDIVEHQQFDDNVRGQLFLRTSFACSASERGTDELRSEFDSVAREFAMDFQLWDERRPRILVMVSKTAHCLNDLLFRWRAGNLDGELVGVVSNHEDLRPMAEAAGLDFVHVPVTEASKAAAEARLLELVEEYGADLVVLARYMQVLSDDLCAKLEGRVINIHHSFLPGFKGAKPYHQAYDRGVKYVGATAHYVTPDLDEGPIIEQEVLRVDHSFDPRALATVGRDAEALALSRAVRWHCQHRVLLYGRSTVVFR
- a CDS encoding cyclodeaminase/cyclohydrolase family protein, whose product is MIRGRTLDAFLTDLAARRPAPGGGATAAVHAAQAAALVGMVARYSDGARFAEHAEEIARIVAASDRLWAESLRLAEADAAAFSAVTDAYALPRATDEEKAERTLAMAAALQEACEPPVAVIAAAAEAVALAERVLPIGNRNVVTDVAAAAEAARAAATTARVNVEINLGGIRDPRAREEFREAARAVDPVVERAEKVTAAVREAIAV
- a CDS encoding bifunctional 5,10-methylenetetrahydrofolate dehydrogenase/5,10-methenyltetrahydrofolate cyclohydrolase; its protein translation is MTATSTEPRTTTALTGRPLAEGIRRDARERAAALAAAGTPPRLVVVTATDDGSALWYVRSIAKAAAAVGIDCDVRDLGPSASRARIRDTLRDLNRDPRVHGIILQTPLPEGLSPAGLAVEIDPAKDVDGANPASLGRCAAGLPGFAPATAEAVVRLLDHHGVELAGRDVAMVGRSLVVGTPVALLLLERDATVTVCHSLTAELRDRTSTADIVVVATGVPHLIGADHLREGAVVVDVGTNATDDGLTGDVDADAVEGVAGALTPVPGGVGPVTTALLLSHTVRAADRATG
- the folE gene encoding GTP cyclohydrolase I FolE — translated: MTVTEQQPSEPLRGLAPVHGPPPRGEHGPGPVGPDAAEVDLDAAESAARDFLRHLGVSLAPEGMEQTPGRMARAYAELLAPRPFQLTTFPNEHGYADFVIARAIPVHSVCEHHFLPFTGIAHVGYLPGSRIVGLSKLARVVEHFARRPQVQERLTQQIAALLTEQLGADAVGVVIEAEHLCMTLRGVQAAGSTTSTSAMLGSLSKDADLRREFLSLVSLSGPGR